In Effusibacillus lacus, one DNA window encodes the following:
- a CDS encoding carbon-nitrogen hydrolase family protein, whose protein sequence is MRVKVAVAQMDPVLGGIAQNLKKTIGFINTAAAEGAKLVVFPECSLTGYCFNNEEEIKNNALTVGDEWTRELTETARQANVYTIVGFLESFAGKTYNSSLVIGPNGIAGTYRKAHLPSLGLDNFVSPGSDEFSLVETSIGKLGVLICYDIRFPEQARILALQGADILVHITNLPLTASSQVDYLLPARAIENRVYVVSSDRVGEERGFRFLGRSSIFGVNGETLAQANETDETVIYAELDLQVPRQKKVFYPAMEGKPVDHVNDLTGSRRPELYSPLIKL, encoded by the coding sequence ATGCGAGTAAAAGTGGCGGTTGCACAGATGGATCCCGTTTTGGGTGGCATCGCGCAAAATCTGAAAAAAACAATAGGATTTATCAACACGGCAGCGGCCGAAGGGGCAAAACTTGTCGTTTTTCCCGAGTGTTCCCTGACGGGATACTGTTTCAATAATGAAGAAGAAATAAAAAACAATGCCCTGACGGTCGGAGACGAATGGACGAGGGAACTGACGGAAACGGCGCGACAGGCGAATGTCTACACCATCGTGGGATTTCTTGAATCTTTTGCAGGCAAAACCTATAACTCGTCTCTGGTAATAGGACCAAACGGCATAGCCGGGACCTACCGGAAAGCGCATTTGCCCAGTTTGGGGCTGGATAATTTTGTATCACCGGGAAGCGATGAGTTTTCGCTCGTAGAAACATCGATAGGAAAGCTGGGAGTCCTCATTTGTTACGATATACGTTTCCCTGAACAGGCACGGATCCTGGCGCTGCAGGGTGCGGATATTCTCGTGCACATTACAAATTTGCCGTTAACGGCATCATCCCAGGTGGATTATTTGCTGCCGGCACGTGCGATTGAAAATCGGGTCTATGTAGTATCTTCTGACCGTGTCGGAGAGGAGCGGGGTTTTCGTTTTCTCGGCAGAAGCAGCATTTTCGGTGTGAATGGCGAAACGTTGGCACAAGCGAACGAAACGGATGAGACGGTCATTTATGCGGAACTGGATTTACAAGTACCGAGACAGAAGAAAGTTTTCTATCCGGCAATGGAAGGAAAACCGGTTGATCACGTAAATGACCTGACCGGTTCTCGCCGGCCCGAACTTTATTCCCCGTTAATCAAGCTGTAA
- a CDS encoding Zn-dependent hydrolase — protein sequence MKQSLLTVNLSRIKEMLDVSSSIGTLPQGGLCRLALSDEDKQMRDIFIKWLQDLNLQVRVDDFGNIYGRREGKDKDAPAVVVGSHLDTQPQGGRFDGILGVLSALEVIRVLNDCDIETKRPIEIVNFTNEEGARFEPPMLGSGGVAGVFDKDFILNLKDSSGKRFGDELQRIGYAGSEENRIKDMYGYVELHIEQGPVLERENISIAAVEGIQGITWLEVRLTGQADHAGPTPMSMRKDALVAAAKMIVAVQQIAKDIDDTATTTVGRLSVAPGAVNCVPGEVVFTIDIRHFNDIVRERAVESVLEKISTIAAVEGVGIEVSKLWEIPATAFSQHIVKHVIKGAEMSGYSVRNMVSGAGHDAKYMNHIVPSAMIFVPSVGGKSHCPEELTLWEDIEKGANVLLYVVHELAQE from the coding sequence ATGAAGCAATCGTTACTTACAGTCAATCTTTCCCGAATAAAGGAAATGCTTGATGTCAGTTCCAGCATCGGAACGCTTCCGCAGGGCGGGTTGTGCAGACTGGCGCTGAGCGACGAAGACAAGCAAATGCGGGATATTTTTATCAAGTGGTTACAAGATTTGAATCTGCAAGTACGGGTGGATGATTTCGGGAACATTTACGGCCGACGGGAAGGAAAGGACAAGGACGCACCGGCTGTTGTAGTCGGCTCCCACCTTGATACCCAGCCGCAAGGTGGCCGTTTTGACGGGATTCTCGGCGTCTTGTCCGCGCTTGAAGTAATTCGTGTGTTAAACGACTGTGACATTGAAACGAAGCGACCGATTGAGATTGTAAACTTCACAAACGAAGAAGGGGCACGCTTTGAACCGCCCATGTTGGGATCCGGCGGAGTTGCCGGGGTTTTCGACAAGGATTTTATTCTCAATCTGAAGGATTCTAGCGGAAAACGGTTTGGGGATGAACTGCAAAGAATCGGATATGCCGGTTCTGAAGAAAACCGTATTAAAGACATGTACGGGTATGTCGAACTGCATATTGAGCAGGGACCCGTACTGGAACGGGAAAATATCTCGATTGCCGCGGTAGAGGGAATCCAGGGAATCACCTGGCTGGAGGTAAGGTTGACGGGGCAAGCCGATCACGCTGGACCGACACCGATGTCGATGCGGAAAGACGCTTTGGTGGCGGCAGCAAAGATGATCGTCGCGGTTCAGCAAATTGCCAAGGACATCGACGATACTGCAACAACGACCGTCGGACGGCTCTCAGTGGCACCGGGTGCAGTGAATTGCGTTCCAGGCGAAGTGGTTTTTACAATTGATATTCGCCATTTTAACGATATTGTCCGGGAACGGGCCGTAGAGTCAGTTCTTGAAAAAATCAGCACGATTGCAGCCGTTGAAGGAGTCGGCATCGAAGTCAGCAAACTGTGGGAGATCCCGGCTACCGCTTTTTCGCAGCACATTGTCAAACATGTGATAAAAGGGGCCGAAATGTCGGGTTACAGTGTTAGAAACATGGTAAGCGGAGCGGGACACGATGCCAAATATATGAACCACATCGTTCCGTCTGCAATGATTTTTGTTCCGAGTGTCGGCGGCAAAAGCCATTGTCCGGAAGAACTGACCTTGTGGGAAGACATCGAAAAGGGAGCCAATGTGCTGCTGTATGTTGTCCACGAACTGGCACAGGAATGA
- a CDS encoding ABC transporter ATP-binding protein: MLKVENLQVNYGNVNALKGVSLHIEQGEVVTLIGSNGAGKSTLLKTISGLIRPKSGSITFQGEDITRLSPDVIVARGIAHVPEGRRIFTNMTVMENLKIGAYQRRDKDQLKADYEEVFSLFPILRDRAEQMAGTLSGGEQQMLALSRALLSKPKLLLLDEPSLGLAPVMVDTVFDVIDQVRKSGITILLVEQNAHLALESSKRAYVLETGEIKLSGDSQALMEDSRIVEAYLG; the protein is encoded by the coding sequence ATGCTCAAAGTTGAGAACTTGCAAGTGAATTACGGAAATGTGAATGCGCTTAAGGGAGTTTCACTCCATATTGAACAAGGAGAGGTTGTGACTTTAATCGGTTCAAACGGAGCCGGAAAATCCACGTTGTTGAAGACCATTTCCGGACTAATTCGGCCGAAAAGCGGATCGATCACGTTTCAAGGCGAAGATATCACCAGACTGTCGCCCGATGTAATTGTGGCGCGCGGGATTGCCCATGTGCCGGAAGGACGACGGATTTTTACCAACATGACTGTAATGGAAAACCTGAAGATCGGTGCCTATCAGCGAAGGGATAAGGATCAGTTGAAAGCGGACTATGAAGAAGTGTTTTCGTTGTTCCCCATTTTAAGGGATCGGGCAGAACAGATGGCCGGCACACTGTCGGGGGGAGAACAGCAAATGTTGGCATTAAGCCGAGCTTTGTTATCGAAACCCAAACTTCTCCTGCTGGATGAACCTTCTCTGGGACTGGCGCCGGTCATGGTGGATACGGTTTTTGATGTAATCGATCAAGTTCGAAAGAGCGGAATCACGATTCTGCTGGTTGAACAAAATGCCCACCTGGCTTTGGAATCGTCAAAACGGGCTTATGTTTTGGAAACGGGCGAGATCAAACTGTCGGGCGACTCACAGGCTCTTATGGAGGACAGCCGGATCGTGGAAGCTTATCTCGGGTAA
- a CDS encoding ABC transporter ATP-binding protein, translated as MSQPILRTDDLTIKFGGITAVDRVSIHIKQGQIFGLIGPNGAGKTTMFNLLTGIYKPTAGKIYFKGKDITSLKTHEIVSLGISRTFQNIRLLKGHTVFQNVLLATHHKLRYSFVDALFMLMKFRQSEQQAEKLVNDLMSKYNLSGLRDEIASDLPQGLQRKVEIVRALATGAELIFLDEPAAGLNPAETAELMQLIRQLRDEGNTIFLIEHDMKLVKGICDEIAVLHFGQLLDQGTYEKVTGNQQVVQAYLGRRYKNAQS; from the coding sequence ATGAGCCAACCCATTCTGCGGACTGACGATTTGACTATCAAATTTGGCGGGATTACCGCGGTGGATCGCGTATCCATCCATATCAAACAGGGTCAGATATTTGGGTTAATCGGCCCGAACGGGGCAGGAAAAACAACCATGTTCAATCTGCTCACCGGAATTTATAAACCGACTGCAGGCAAGATCTATTTCAAAGGCAAGGATATCACTTCGCTGAAAACACATGAAATTGTTTCACTCGGAATTTCCAGAACGTTCCAAAACATTCGCCTTCTCAAAGGTCACACTGTGTTTCAGAACGTATTATTGGCCACCCATCACAAATTAAGATACAGCTTCGTTGATGCACTGTTCATGCTGATGAAATTTCGCCAATCTGAACAGCAAGCGGAGAAATTGGTGAACGATTTGATGAGCAAATACAATCTTTCTGGACTGCGGGATGAGATTGCCAGCGATTTGCCGCAGGGGTTGCAGCGCAAGGTGGAGATCGTTCGTGCTTTGGCAACCGGAGCGGAGCTGATTTTTCTCGATGAACCGGCTGCCGGCCTCAATCCGGCGGAAACCGCCGAATTAATGCAGTTGATCCGACAATTGCGCGATGAAGGCAACACCATTTTCCTGATTGAACACGACATGAAACTTGTAAAAGGCATCTGCGACGAGATTGCTGTGCTTCATTTCGGCCAGTTGCTGGATCAGGGCACCTATGAAAAAGTCACCGGCAATCAGCAAGTTGTGCAGGCCTATTTGGGCAGGAGGTATAAGAATGCTCAAAGTTGA
- a CDS encoding aldehyde dehydrogenase family protein, giving the protein MKKQLFINGEWINSQNYTTLVSPYTGEPITEIPAATAEEVDRAIEAAYQARGIMAKMPAHQRANILENLCRLLEQRSDEAARIIALEAAKPITTAKAEVARTIQTYKFAAEEAKRIHGETLPLDAAPGGEGRVAYTVREPIGVVGAITPFNFPMNLVAHKLGPAIASGNTIVLKPATQTPLSAFFVAELLQEAGLPAGALNVVTGSGGVVGDRIVTDERVSKITFTGSPAVGIGIRNKAGLKRVTLELGSNAAVIVDKGVNIDKIISRCVTGAFAFQGQVCISLQRAYVHEEIYDEFVEKFVAATERLKAGDPLDPATDVSALITPGDVQRSLDWIAEAKQNGAKVATGGTAQGNILLPTVLLDVDPAVKVSCQEVFAPIVLINKVKTVDEAIEQVNDSRYGLQAGIYTENVHTAFDAAERLHVGGVMINDIPTFRVDHMPYGGVKESGFGREGLKYAIEEMTELKLVVFNRN; this is encoded by the coding sequence ATGAAGAAACAATTATTTATTAACGGGGAATGGATCAACTCCCAAAACTATACCACTCTTGTATCTCCTTACACAGGCGAACCGATTACAGAAATTCCGGCTGCAACAGCAGAGGAAGTGGATCGGGCAATCGAAGCCGCCTATCAGGCGAGAGGTATTATGGCCAAAATGCCTGCGCATCAGCGCGCGAACATATTGGAAAATCTCTGCCGGTTGTTGGAACAGCGGTCGGACGAAGCTGCAAGAATCATTGCGCTTGAAGCTGCGAAGCCGATTACAACCGCAAAAGCGGAAGTGGCTCGCACAATACAAACGTACAAGTTTGCGGCTGAGGAAGCCAAGCGGATTCATGGGGAAACGCTGCCGCTTGATGCAGCACCCGGTGGAGAAGGGCGTGTTGCCTATACAGTACGGGAACCGATTGGTGTAGTCGGTGCAATCACGCCGTTTAACTTCCCAATGAACCTGGTAGCCCACAAGCTCGGACCGGCAATCGCATCCGGGAATACGATCGTGTTAAAGCCGGCTACCCAAACCCCGCTTTCCGCCTTCTTTGTGGCGGAACTTCTGCAAGAAGCCGGGCTGCCGGCAGGTGCTCTCAACGTGGTTACAGGCAGCGGCGGAGTTGTCGGCGACAGGATTGTAACAGATGAAAGAGTGTCGAAAATTACCTTCACGGGAAGTCCTGCGGTTGGGATCGGAATCCGCAACAAAGCGGGATTGAAACGTGTGACCTTGGAGCTGGGCTCCAATGCTGCCGTAATTGTAGACAAAGGGGTAAACATTGACAAAATCATATCCCGTTGTGTAACTGGTGCTTTTGCTTTCCAGGGACAAGTGTGCATCTCATTGCAGCGTGCCTATGTGCATGAAGAGATTTATGACGAGTTCGTGGAGAAGTTCGTTGCAGCAACCGAAAGACTTAAAGCGGGTGATCCGCTTGATCCTGCCACAGACGTGTCTGCCCTGATTACACCCGGGGATGTGCAGCGTTCGCTCGATTGGATTGCGGAAGCAAAACAGAATGGGGCAAAAGTTGCAACGGGTGGTACTGCACAGGGGAACATTCTGCTGCCGACTGTACTGTTGGATGTGGACCCTGCTGTTAAAGTTTCCTGTCAGGAAGTATTTGCCCCGATCGTCCTGATCAATAAGGTCAAAACTGTCGATGAAGCGATCGAACAGGTGAATGATTCACGTTACGGATTGCAGGCCGGGATCTATACCGAGAATGTTCATACCGCCTTTGATGCGGCGGAAAGGCTTCATGTCGGAGGGGTTATGATCAACGACATACCGACATTCCGGGTAGATCACATGCCGTATGGAGGAGTCAAGGAAAGCGGATTTGGCCGTGAAGGCTTGAAATATGCGATTGAAGAAATGACAGAGTTGAAGCTTGTGGTGTTCAACAGGAATTAG
- a CDS encoding sigma-54 interaction domain-containing protein, with amino-acid sequence MLREMTQLTPKNFEDLLNALSDGIYISDGEGNTLWVNKSSENIIGKPKSELIGRNVRQLEAEGAYNPSITRMVLEAGKTISTVQVMKNGRKYLVTGHLIRNEQEKIELILAHSRDITEAVRTTSQLEETEALLRRYGQEIRNIKLKQNDHLEHRPVIGKSRTFLALQDLIDKVAAVSTTVLITGETGVGKNVIAKRIHQLSERYEKPFVHINCSAIPESLIESELFGYTKGAFTGANSSGKIGLVKMADQGTLFLDEIGELPLHVQSKLLQLIQDKTFMPVGDTRVHMADVRIIAATNQDLAAMSREGRFRSDLYFRLNILPIHVPPLKERREDIFPLLFFYLKKFNREHRQNRKFSPEVLDLLQQYDWPGNIRELENLVERLVITANKTEISMSDLPENVRAQNDRENASINMLVGETLTEMMERIEMKIIEKAYMQHKSTRKTAQALGVTQSLLMRRIKKYGLNFINQE; translated from the coding sequence ATGCTGCGTGAAATGACACAACTTACACCGAAGAATTTCGAAGATTTACTGAATGCATTGTCTGACGGGATCTATATATCCGACGGAGAAGGAAACACGCTATGGGTTAACAAATCAAGCGAGAATATCATTGGCAAGCCAAAGTCGGAGTTAATCGGGCGCAATGTGCGGCAATTGGAAGCGGAAGGTGCTTATAACCCTTCCATTACAAGAATGGTCTTGGAAGCGGGAAAAACCATCAGTACCGTTCAAGTAATGAAAAATGGACGCAAATATTTGGTAACCGGACATCTGATTCGAAACGAACAGGAAAAAATCGAACTGATTCTGGCCCATTCCCGGGATATAACAGAAGCGGTTCGCACAACTTCACAGCTTGAAGAAACGGAAGCTTTGCTGAGACGTTACGGTCAAGAAATTCGCAACATTAAGCTTAAGCAAAACGATCATTTGGAGCATCGCCCCGTAATCGGAAAAAGCAGAACGTTCCTTGCCCTGCAGGATTTAATCGACAAGGTTGCCGCCGTTAGCACGACGGTGCTTATTACCGGTGAAACTGGAGTGGGCAAGAACGTAATTGCCAAGAGAATACACCAGTTAAGTGAACGTTATGAAAAACCTTTTGTCCATATCAATTGCAGTGCAATTCCGGAATCTTTGATTGAATCGGAATTGTTCGGCTATACAAAAGGGGCTTTTACAGGCGCAAATTCCAGCGGAAAAATCGGGCTTGTCAAGATGGCCGACCAGGGGACTCTCTTTCTCGATGAAATTGGTGAATTGCCGCTGCATGTCCAATCGAAGCTTTTGCAGCTGATTCAGGATAAGACTTTCATGCCCGTTGGGGATACTCGGGTACACATGGCGGACGTGCGAATCATTGCCGCTACCAATCAGGATCTTGCAGCCATGTCAAGAGAGGGAAGATTTCGATCCGATCTGTACTTTCGCCTGAATATCCTGCCGATTCACGTCCCCCCGTTAAAGGAGCGCAGGGAAGATATTTTCCCGCTATTATTTTTCTATCTGAAAAAATTCAACCGGGAGCATAGGCAAAACCGCAAATTTTCACCTGAAGTTCTCGATCTTCTGCAGCAGTACGACTGGCCGGGCAATATCCGGGAGTTGGAGAATCTCGTGGAACGTCTCGTCATTACCGCGAACAAAACTGAAATTTCCATGTCTGATCTGCCGGAAAATGTACGGGCTCAAAACGACCGAGAGAATGCTTCCATAAATATGTTGGTCGGGGAAACGTTAACCGAAATGATGGAACGGATCGAAATGAAAATAATCGAAAAGGCTTACATGCAGCATAAGAGCACAAGAAAAACGGCTCAGGCACTTGGCGTGACCCAATCCCTGTTGATGCGCCGCATAAAAAAATACGGTTTGAACTTTATCAACCAAGAGTAA
- a CDS encoding ABC transporter substrate-binding protein, with product MFRKKFTGVAVASLFLMGSLLSGCGSQQTGSGGKADSVTIGAIFPLTGGSAYQGKSFKQAIELAQEEINAKGGINGLKLNILFEDDKGVPAEGVNAAQKLITQNKVSAILGNFNSSVTLAVRAVTEREKVVQLTPGSTADSITEPGHKYMFRNLMPNSFQGPELAKYATKKLNLKKVAIIAENTDYGRSGAEQYKKTTESLGGKILAVEYYNQGDKDFYAQLTKLKNLNPEGVFIAGLITEGAQILKQARDLGIKTQWLGLGGFTNDKFFELSEGAAEGMIHVSYFEPEAYQYFPQSKEFVENYKKKYGVGPDMYAANSYEAVYILAEAIKTAGGGDREKIREAMSKIKDLPGVCGPTTFDQNGQAAKGLLFVKIQGGKRVPIGSEKDSK from the coding sequence ATGTTTAGAAAAAAATTTACGGGGGTTGCAGTAGCTTCGTTATTCTTGATGGGTTCGCTGCTCAGCGGTTGCGGCAGTCAACAAACCGGGAGCGGCGGTAAGGCAGACAGTGTGACGATAGGGGCGATTTTCCCGCTTACCGGAGGATCTGCCTATCAGGGAAAAAGTTTCAAACAGGCGATTGAACTGGCACAGGAAGAAATCAACGCCAAGGGCGGAATCAACGGGTTAAAACTCAATATTTTGTTTGAGGATGACAAAGGAGTTCCGGCCGAAGGCGTAAACGCAGCGCAAAAATTGATTACCCAAAATAAGGTGTCCGCCATTCTTGGCAACTTCAACTCATCCGTTACCCTTGCCGTCCGTGCTGTCACAGAACGTGAAAAAGTCGTTCAATTGACACCGGGTTCAACGGCTGACAGTATTACGGAACCGGGTCACAAGTATATGTTCCGCAATTTGATGCCCAACAGTTTTCAGGGACCTGAATTGGCTAAATATGCCACGAAAAAGCTGAATCTGAAAAAAGTAGCAATTATCGCGGAAAATACCGATTACGGCCGTTCGGGAGCCGAACAGTATAAAAAGACAACCGAATCGTTGGGCGGGAAAATACTCGCGGTGGAGTATTACAACCAGGGAGACAAAGACTTCTACGCACAGCTGACAAAACTCAAGAATCTCAATCCGGAAGGCGTATTTATTGCCGGTCTGATCACCGAAGGAGCCCAAATCCTCAAACAGGCGCGCGATTTGGGGATTAAAACCCAATGGCTGGGACTCGGCGGATTCACCAATGACAAGTTTTTCGAACTTTCGGAAGGCGCTGCTGAAGGAATGATTCATGTCAGCTACTTTGAGCCGGAAGCCTATCAATATTTCCCGCAGTCCAAGGAATTCGTTGAAAACTATAAGAAAAAATACGGCGTAGGCCCGGACATGTATGCCGCCAACAGTTATGAAGCGGTCTATATCCTTGCTGAAGCGATCAAAACCGCCGGTGGCGGGGATCGGGAAAAAATCCGCGAGGCAATGAGCAAAATCAAAGATCTTCCCGGTGTATGCGGCCCCACAACCTTTGATCAAAACGGACAGGCAGCAAAGGGACTCCTGTTTGTGAAAATTCAGGGCGGAAAACGGGTTCCCATCGGATCAGAAAAGGACAGCAAATAG
- a CDS encoding branched-chain amino acid ABC transporter permease: MIEFLQQTVNGFVIGSSYVLIALGLTLIFGMLDMINFAHGELLMVGAFIAVGLASGLGLPYLLAIPLAMLIVGVLGVVMERLAFKPLRNSDRVNLMVSSLGVSIILQNAVQLIWGPDPRNLQSPFTNMQIHLGGMVLNGQRLFVVFVAALLIGVLYYVIQKTKIGIAMRACAFDMETAKLMGIKANRIIIMTFAIGAGLAASAGTLLAPIFSVYPTMGVMATMKAFVVVLLGGIGNVTGAIAGGLILGLVETYAAGYWSSEYKDVISFVIMILVLLFKPAGLFGKHVQEKV; the protein is encoded by the coding sequence ATGATAGAGTTCTTGCAGCAGACCGTGAACGGCTTTGTCATAGGAAGCAGTTATGTATTGATTGCTTTGGGACTCACCCTGATTTTTGGAATGCTTGACATGATTAACTTTGCCCATGGGGAACTGTTGATGGTCGGCGCATTCATCGCTGTTGGCCTGGCCAGCGGTTTAGGGCTTCCCTACTTGCTGGCCATACCTTTGGCGATGCTGATTGTTGGTGTACTGGGTGTTGTTATGGAACGGTTGGCATTCAAACCGTTAAGGAATTCGGATCGCGTCAATCTGATGGTCAGTTCGCTCGGTGTATCGATTATTTTGCAAAATGCGGTTCAACTGATCTGGGGACCGGATCCGAGAAACCTGCAATCACCGTTTACCAACATGCAAATCCATCTTGGCGGGATGGTGTTAAACGGGCAGCGTCTGTTTGTGGTTTTTGTCGCCGCCCTGCTGATTGGCGTTTTGTATTATGTCATCCAGAAAACAAAAATTGGAATAGCGATGAGAGCCTGTGCTTTTGATATGGAAACGGCAAAACTGATGGGAATCAAGGCAAACAGGATCATCATCATGACATTTGCGATTGGAGCCGGACTTGCCGCTTCGGCCGGTACGCTGCTGGCGCCGATTTTCAGTGTGTACCCGACTATGGGTGTAATGGCTACGATGAAAGCATTCGTGGTTGTTTTGCTTGGAGGAATCGGAAATGTCACGGGTGCTATCGCCGGGGGTTTAATTCTCGGGCTGGTGGAAACTTATGCGGCAGGTTACTGGTCGTCGGAATATAAGGACGTGATCAGTTTCGTGATCATGATTTTGGTGCTTCTGTTCAAGCCCGCGGGTTTGTTCGGAAAACACGTACAGGAGAAGGTGTAA
- a CDS encoding branched-chain amino acid ABC transporter permease produces the protein MNKKLLAGLCLLFFVAFPIVFPDDYFIHILVMGGINVVLVLSLNLISGFAGQVSLGHAAFFGIGAYASAILSMNGIPVWVAFVLAAVISAVSGFLIGYPVLRLRGHFFAIATLGFGEIVHLLINNWVDVTRGPMGLSGIPKPEAIFGLDFSSKTHYYFLILAFTVSAIYFSTRIQQSKMGRALVSIRTDEITASAMGVNVAYYKILAFTFSSAIAGIAGAYYAHFVLFLSPETFKLAMSINVLLMLLIGGMGSILGSVLGGLFITIVSEYLRTFAQYQMLIYGVLIVMVVIFAPKGLSGVLEKVSGFLRKTVFQKSQMKGGYSAHEPTHSAD, from the coding sequence ATGAACAAAAAACTTCTGGCAGGGCTTTGCTTACTGTTTTTTGTTGCGTTTCCGATTGTCTTTCCCGATGATTATTTCATTCACATTCTGGTCATGGGCGGGATCAATGTCGTACTTGTGTTAAGCCTGAATCTGATATCCGGTTTTGCCGGTCAAGTTTCCTTGGGGCATGCCGCCTTTTTTGGGATTGGTGCCTATGCGTCCGCCATTTTATCAATGAACGGGATTCCGGTGTGGGTGGCATTTGTATTGGCGGCAGTAATTTCTGCCGTATCCGGTTTTTTGATCGGGTATCCGGTTCTCCGTTTGCGCGGCCACTTTTTTGCAATTGCCACATTGGGATTTGGTGAAATCGTCCATCTTTTGATCAACAACTGGGTGGATGTCACCCGCGGGCCGATGGGCTTAAGCGGGATCCCAAAGCCGGAAGCGATCTTCGGATTGGATTTCAGTTCCAAAACGCACTACTATTTTCTGATTTTAGCTTTTACCGTTAGCGCGATTTACTTTTCAACCCGAATCCAGCAGTCCAAGATGGGGCGGGCTCTTGTATCCATCCGCACGGATGAGATTACGGCAAGCGCGATGGGGGTAAATGTCGCCTACTATAAAATATTGGCATTTACTTTCAGTTCCGCGATTGCCGGAATTGCCGGCGCCTATTATGCCCATTTTGTGCTCTTTTTGAGTCCGGAGACGTTCAAATTGGCCATGTCGATTAACGTATTGCTGATGCTGCTGATTGGGGGCATGGGAAGTATTTTGGGATCCGTACTGGGAGGACTGTTTATTACGATCGTATCGGAATATTTACGTACATTTGCCCAATATCAGATGCTGATTTACGGTGTTCTGATTGTTATGGTTGTCATATTTGCACCAAAAGGACTTAGCGGTGTACTGGAGAAAGTCAGCGGATTTCTGCGAAAAACGGTTTTCCAAAAATCCCAAATGAAAGGGGGGTACAGCGCCCATGAGCCAACCCATTCTGCGGACTGA